One region of Eupeodes corollae chromosome 1, idEupCoro1.1, whole genome shotgun sequence genomic DNA includes:
- the LOC129954038 gene encoding hexosaminidase D isoform X1, translating into MILRRITKYMQSNFFTLLWRRKLSVLLISSSLLLLGLWTWALFNGTYSTTEPNGRDKLFFIKEFNSGASNKNEYLIQKLISQANRVLRYQRQQTSDLSASELAALSSSNSASSSLSSLSNNKANKISNNNNKIGSVQFVKFTQNPVSTSLVERRKKSSAGGAALGESFLFEEERLKILQNKQKVQNDDNVMDYERILSSAERQSQYEHELQRMGVPIMAGIGPGGPHPPNERLVHLDLKGAPPKLSFLKRLLPIVKTLGATGLLIEYEDMFPYTGSLQPLAALNAYKADELKDFLESVAMHGLTAMPLVQTFGHMEFALKLQGFEHMREIPESPQSICPSQKVSMSFLQDMLTQVIEFHMNVVGDSNLHGNNNQSHQPEQHQRERPQASHHHQHQTQPLRFSHIHIGCDEVARMGECDKCRQHSRNELFLSHVTAVSSFVRAKWPQLKVVIWDDMLRDMTLSEMQHSHIGKYVEPMIWVYASDVYRFIQPQLWDMYSKVFPTAWGASAFKGAFGESLMIPFLQRHLDNNMRWLAVIAREGGRFSKGFKGLALTGWQRYDHFATLCELLPIGIPSLIISLATVSKGYFEVDPKENDILKVLECAFHADSRRSGHPWIELQSQSHFCKLFTTCTYPGSPTYKFALRLYDKQIEVQNYLVHVQEKSAWMSDYNVRHNFSSPLRVHELTANTPSFIDDLTTMAKEAHSVMADVFDEHTIAEFIEQNIYPQIVSLRKHIEKAHSLLQRQVWPRRPLPYTRELVQFDLIPNNKQQQNK; encoded by the exons ATGCAGTCTAATTTTTTCACTCTACTTTGGCGAAGAAAACTGTCGGTACTTCTTATCTCGTCCAGTTTACTATTACTAGGCCTCTGGACATGGGCACTTTTTAATGGAACCTACTCAACAACTGAGCCAAACGGTCGGGACAAATTATTCTTTATAAAA GAATTCAATAGCGGTGCATCTAATAAGAACGAATATCTCATCCAAAAACTTATTTCACAAGCTAATCGCGTTCTGAGATATCAACGACAACAAACAAGTGACCTTTCAGCATCTGAATTAGCTGCCTTATCATCATCGAATAGTGCTTCTTCATCGTTGTCGTCTTTGTCAAATAATAAggcaaataaaatatcaaataataacaataaaattggaAGTGTACAATTTGTGAAATTCACCCAAAATCCAGTGTCAACTTCGTTGGTTGAACGAAGAAAGAAATCATCAGCTGGGGGGGCTGCATTGGGTGAAAGTTTTCTATTTGAGGAGGAACGTTTGAAAATcctacaaaacaaacaaaaagtacaaaacgACGATAACGTCATGGACTACGAAAGAATTTTATCATCTGCCGAACGTCAATCCCAATACGAACATGAACTACAGCGAATGGGAGTACCAATTATGGCTGGTATCGGTCCTGGTGGACCTCATCCGCCTAACGAGCGTTTGGTGCATTTAGATTTGAAGGGCGCACCACCAAAG tTATCTTTTCTCAAACGACTCCTGCCAATTGTGAAAACATTGGGAGCAACTGGCCTTCTCATTGAATATGAAGATATGTTTCCCTATACTGGTTCTCTGCAGCCCTTGGCCGCCCTAAATGCATACAAAGCTGATGAACTCAAG GATTTTTTGGAATCAGTTGCGATGCATGGTTTAACAGCGATGCCGCTAGTTCAAACCTTCGGGCATATGGAATTTGCTCTCAAGCTACAGGGATTCGAACATATGCGGGAAATTCCTGAATCGCCTCAATCCATTTGTCCCAGCCAAAAAGTATCAATGTCCTTCCTTCAAGATATGTTGACACAAGTGATTGAGTTTCATATGAATGTTGTTGGAGACAGTAATTTGCATGGGAACAACAACCAGTCTCATCAGCCCGAACAGCATCAACGGGAACGTCCGCAGGCAtcacatcatcatcaacatcaaacTCAGCCACTGAGATTCAGTCACATTCATATCGGGTGTGATGAAGTCGCCCGCATGGGTGAGTGTGATAAATGTCGACAACATTCTCGCAACGAACTCTTCCTATCGCATGTGACAGCTGTTTCAAGCTTTGTGCGAGCGAAATGGCCACAACTGAAAGTTGTTATCTGGGACGATATGCTCCGTGATATGACTTTAAGTGAAATGCAACATTCACATATCGGAAAATATGTAGAGCCGATGATTTGGGTCTATGCCAGTGATGTTTATAGATTTATACAACCTCAGTTATGGGATATGTACTCGAAAGTTTTCCCAACTGCATGGGGAGCATCGGCTTTTAAAGGTGCATTTGGCGAAAGTCTTATGATACCTTTTTTACAAAGGCATTTGGACAATAATATGCGATGGCTTGCTGTCATTGCCAGAGAGGGTGGgag GTTTTCCAAAGGATTTAAGGGACTGGCATTGACTGGTTGGCAACGTTATGATCATTTTGCAACATTATGTGAGCTCTTACCAATTGGTATTCCCAGTTTGATAATATCCCTGGCAACAGTATCTAAAGGTTACTTTGAAGTTGATCCGAAAGAAAATGATATTCTAAAGGTGCTAGAGTGTGCATTTCATGCAGATAGTCG tcgtTCTGGACATCCATGGATTGAACTACAGAGCCAATCTCATTTTTGTAAGCTTTTCACTACATGCACGTATCCGGGAAGTCCTACATACAAATTTGCGTTACGCCTCTACGACAAACAAATCGAAGTTCAAAACTATTTAGTTCATGTTCAAGAAAAAAGTGCTTGGATGTCTGACTATAATGTTCGGCACAATTTCAGTTCTCCATTGCGTGTTCATGAGCTTACAGCAAACACTCCCTCGTTTATTGACGATTTAACAACAATGGCTAAAGAAGCACACAGCGTTATGGCTGATGTCTTTGAtgaa CACACAATAGCAGAATTTATTGAGCAAAATATTTACCCGCAAATTGTTTCTCTTCGAAAACATATTGAAAAAGCTCACAGTCTATTACAGCGTCAAGTGTGGCCAAGAAGACCACTGCCGTATACTAGAGAACTCGTCCAATTTGATCTCATTCCCAATAATAAACAacagcaaaataaataa
- the LOC129954038 gene encoding hexosaminidase D isoform X2, producing the protein MQSNFFTLLWRRKLSVLLISSSLLLLGLWTWALFNGTYSTTEPNGRDKLFFIKEFNSGASNKNEYLIQKLISQANRVLRYQRQQTSDLSASELAALSSSNSASSSLSSLSNNKANKISNNNNKIGSVQFVKFTQNPVSTSLVERRKKSSAGGAALGESFLFEEERLKILQNKQKVQNDDNVMDYERILSSAERQSQYEHELQRMGVPIMAGIGPGGPHPPNERLVHLDLKGAPPKLSFLKRLLPIVKTLGATGLLIEYEDMFPYTGSLQPLAALNAYKADELKDFLESVAMHGLTAMPLVQTFGHMEFALKLQGFEHMREIPESPQSICPSQKVSMSFLQDMLTQVIEFHMNVVGDSNLHGNNNQSHQPEQHQRERPQASHHHQHQTQPLRFSHIHIGCDEVARMGECDKCRQHSRNELFLSHVTAVSSFVRAKWPQLKVVIWDDMLRDMTLSEMQHSHIGKYVEPMIWVYASDVYRFIQPQLWDMYSKVFPTAWGASAFKGAFGESLMIPFLQRHLDNNMRWLAVIAREGGRFSKGFKGLALTGWQRYDHFATLCELLPIGIPSLIISLATVSKGYFEVDPKENDILKVLECAFHADSRRSGHPWIELQSQSHFCKLFTTCTYPGSPTYKFALRLYDKQIEVQNYLVHVQEKSAWMSDYNVRHNFSSPLRVHELTANTPSFIDDLTTMAKEAHSVMADVFDEHTIAEFIEQNIYPQIVSLRKHIEKAHSLLQRQVWPRRPLPYTRELVQFDLIPNNKQQQNK; encoded by the exons ATGCAGTCTAATTTTTTCACTCTACTTTGGCGAAGAAAACTGTCGGTACTTCTTATCTCGTCCAGTTTACTATTACTAGGCCTCTGGACATGGGCACTTTTTAATGGAACCTACTCAACAACTGAGCCAAACGGTCGGGACAAATTATTCTTTATAAAA GAATTCAATAGCGGTGCATCTAATAAGAACGAATATCTCATCCAAAAACTTATTTCACAAGCTAATCGCGTTCTGAGATATCAACGACAACAAACAAGTGACCTTTCAGCATCTGAATTAGCTGCCTTATCATCATCGAATAGTGCTTCTTCATCGTTGTCGTCTTTGTCAAATAATAAggcaaataaaatatcaaataataacaataaaattggaAGTGTACAATTTGTGAAATTCACCCAAAATCCAGTGTCAACTTCGTTGGTTGAACGAAGAAAGAAATCATCAGCTGGGGGGGCTGCATTGGGTGAAAGTTTTCTATTTGAGGAGGAACGTTTGAAAATcctacaaaacaaacaaaaagtacaaaacgACGATAACGTCATGGACTACGAAAGAATTTTATCATCTGCCGAACGTCAATCCCAATACGAACATGAACTACAGCGAATGGGAGTACCAATTATGGCTGGTATCGGTCCTGGTGGACCTCATCCGCCTAACGAGCGTTTGGTGCATTTAGATTTGAAGGGCGCACCACCAAAG tTATCTTTTCTCAAACGACTCCTGCCAATTGTGAAAACATTGGGAGCAACTGGCCTTCTCATTGAATATGAAGATATGTTTCCCTATACTGGTTCTCTGCAGCCCTTGGCCGCCCTAAATGCATACAAAGCTGATGAACTCAAG GATTTTTTGGAATCAGTTGCGATGCATGGTTTAACAGCGATGCCGCTAGTTCAAACCTTCGGGCATATGGAATTTGCTCTCAAGCTACAGGGATTCGAACATATGCGGGAAATTCCTGAATCGCCTCAATCCATTTGTCCCAGCCAAAAAGTATCAATGTCCTTCCTTCAAGATATGTTGACACAAGTGATTGAGTTTCATATGAATGTTGTTGGAGACAGTAATTTGCATGGGAACAACAACCAGTCTCATCAGCCCGAACAGCATCAACGGGAACGTCCGCAGGCAtcacatcatcatcaacatcaaacTCAGCCACTGAGATTCAGTCACATTCATATCGGGTGTGATGAAGTCGCCCGCATGGGTGAGTGTGATAAATGTCGACAACATTCTCGCAACGAACTCTTCCTATCGCATGTGACAGCTGTTTCAAGCTTTGTGCGAGCGAAATGGCCACAACTGAAAGTTGTTATCTGGGACGATATGCTCCGTGATATGACTTTAAGTGAAATGCAACATTCACATATCGGAAAATATGTAGAGCCGATGATTTGGGTCTATGCCAGTGATGTTTATAGATTTATACAACCTCAGTTATGGGATATGTACTCGAAAGTTTTCCCAACTGCATGGGGAGCATCGGCTTTTAAAGGTGCATTTGGCGAAAGTCTTATGATACCTTTTTTACAAAGGCATTTGGACAATAATATGCGATGGCTTGCTGTCATTGCCAGAGAGGGTGGgag GTTTTCCAAAGGATTTAAGGGACTGGCATTGACTGGTTGGCAACGTTATGATCATTTTGCAACATTATGTGAGCTCTTACCAATTGGTATTCCCAGTTTGATAATATCCCTGGCAACAGTATCTAAAGGTTACTTTGAAGTTGATCCGAAAGAAAATGATATTCTAAAGGTGCTAGAGTGTGCATTTCATGCAGATAGTCG tcgtTCTGGACATCCATGGATTGAACTACAGAGCCAATCTCATTTTTGTAAGCTTTTCACTACATGCACGTATCCGGGAAGTCCTACATACAAATTTGCGTTACGCCTCTACGACAAACAAATCGAAGTTCAAAACTATTTAGTTCATGTTCAAGAAAAAAGTGCTTGGATGTCTGACTATAATGTTCGGCACAATTTCAGTTCTCCATTGCGTGTTCATGAGCTTACAGCAAACACTCCCTCGTTTATTGACGATTTAACAACAATGGCTAAAGAAGCACACAGCGTTATGGCTGATGTCTTTGAtgaa CACACAATAGCAGAATTTATTGAGCAAAATATTTACCCGCAAATTGTTTCTCTTCGAAAACATATTGAAAAAGCTCACAGTCTATTACAGCGTCAAGTGTGGCCAAGAAGACCACTGCCGTATACTAGAGAACTCGTCCAATTTGATCTCATTCCCAATAATAAACAacagcaaaataaataa